In one window of Neofelis nebulosa isolate mNeoNeb1 chromosome 15, mNeoNeb1.pri, whole genome shotgun sequence DNA:
- the RABIF gene encoding guanine nucleotide exchange factor MSS4, whose translation MEPAEPLNELVSAEGRNRKAVLCQRCGSRVLQPGTALFSRRQLFLPSMRKKPALADGSDPDGELLQEHWLVDDMFIFENVGFTKDVGNIKFLVCADCEIGPIGWHCLDDKNSFYVALERVSHE comes from the exons ATGGAACCAGCTGAGCCGCTGAACGAGTTAGTGTCAGCCGAGGGCCGAAACCGGAAGGCGGTGCTGTGCCAACGCTGTGGCTCCCGAGTGCTGCAGCCAGGGACCGCTCTCTTCTCCCGCCGACAG cttttccttccctccatgaGAAAGAAACCAGCTCTGGCTGATGGCAGCGATCCTGACGGCGAGCTTCTCCAGGAGCACTGGCTGGTCGATGACATGTTCATCTTTGAGAACGTGGGCTTCACCAAGGACGTGGGCAACATCAAGTTTCTGGTGTGCGCAGACTGTGAAATCGGACCAATTGGCTGGCATTGCCTAGATGACAAGAACAGTTTCTATGTGGCCTTGGAACGGGTTTCCCATGAGTAA